The genomic DNA gcgctggccctcagaaactggtgccctggcggtggcggtgtctctgttgtacaggttgggctgttgccttcaatcgggacttggttgttgggggatctacgtccccgtcactgacggatttggcaaattcggcgactcctagccttgccggggtccgagaggcccctgccctggtgctgactgtcctttggtacgctgctccagaccgccgggtcactacccgtccgcggcccttccaggaacttccaaacggtcaccccttcagacaatcaccactgttgctgaccttgctgactccgtcctgcacacagctggacacacttcaagctttccttctgtaactgttctcactttccttcagcttctcctactcctcctctaccactaccacttcacttcactactttctcttccttagctcatcttagctgtttactccttcacctccctaacttgactgctggtttttcccgcctccagagctgtgtcctccttggtgggcggagccaaccgcctggcccacccccctggtgtgaaccccagcctctgaaggaaggcaacaaggattttgtttagctttggtgttcctaactgggatgtagggtgtgatggtgcagtgacctgtgacccctggcttgcccagggcgtcacagctgcaccTTATAgatcaaaatcctgatgtttggttccctttaagcaacagCAGTATGGAGGATATTATGCAACAATCCTAAGCtgtgtagttgtgaatccagctctgcgTGAGATGACACACTTAACAGAAAGCAGCGGCAACAGCATGAAAGATGTTTTATTGCAAAgctgagcagggtagctgtgaatCCATCTTTGGGGTGTGGGGAAAAAAAACACTCATTGAGCATCAGCAGCATAAAGGATATTATGCATCAGCAcctagcagtgtagctgtgaatccagcactgggtgaGATAATATACTTACTATAAAGTGGTATGGGGGACTTTATGCATGAGTACTCAGCAGTATAGTTTTGAACCCAGCTTTGagatgagataaacacttactagatttGGGGTTTGGGTCTGTGTATGTCTTTCCCTGCCTCTCCCTTCTTCATAGACTTCAATAGTCAGCTATAACCTGATCCCTCAGTGAGCTAGTAGTACATCTTATTTTGACCAACATAGATTTTAATAATTCAGAGTAAATGAATTCAGGTGGTGGGGAAAAAAAAGAAGTGGTTCCTAAGTGGAGAAAGAAGATAAGATTAATTGCAGAGTGTCTTGTCtttgcttgtactattgatttCCACTTGTATTGTTCTCAATATTGTCCCCAATAGAAGTCTATCAGACATTTTAAATGGCCCAATTAAGCACCCTCTACTCTACTGATAATCTACTCATCTCTGCTACTCCTGGTGCTGTCCGCACCCTCTACTCTACTGATAATCTACTCATCTCTGCTACTCCTGGTGCTGTCCGCACCCTCAACTCTACTGAATGAAGGTACCTAATAATCTACTCATCTCTGCTGCTCCTGGTGCTGTCCGCACCCTGAACTCTACTGAATGAAGGTACCTGATAATCTACTCATCTCTGCTGATCCTGGTGCTGTCCGCACCCTCAACTCTACTGAAAGAAGGTACCTGATAATCTACTCATCTCTGCTGCTCCTGGTGCTGTCCGCACCCTCAACTCTACTGAATCAAGGTACCTGATAATCTACTCATCTCTGCTGATACTGGTGCTGTCCGCACCCTCAACTCTACTGAATCAAGGTACCTGATAATCTACTCATCTCTGCTGATCCTGGTGCTGTCCGCACCCTCAACTCTACTGAATCAAGGTACCTGATAATCTACTCATCTCTGCTTCTCCTGGTGCTCTCCTCAGTCTCAACTCTACTGAATCAAGGTACCTGATAATCTACTCATCTCTGCTGCTCCTGGTGCTCTCCGCAGTCTCAACTCTACTGAATCAAGGTACCTGATAATCTACTCATCTCTGTTATATAAAATAAAGATTCATAATATAGCAAACATCAAGTAAACACAGTAGCGGTGGTCTCGGTAACACCATCGTCCCGAGCAGAGACAACCATTCTAAACAATACACTGAATGGTCAGAATCCTTTAGAGATCCAAGGCCAGGTGTATTCTCATCTCACATCTGCCCAAGGCGACCAAAAGAATGCCGAATATCAATGATCATTTTCAGATATTCTACAATAATAAGGGGGAGGAGGATAGGACGGAGGAGGGGGCCCTTCAGATACCCAGAATACACTTCAGGAGGCCCCAAGTCAGTGCATTAAACACAAAAACAAAACCTACTTATTGTGGGATACAAACCAAATTTCAACCCAACGGACCACAATACAGACCCTCACACTTAAAGGGAACAGGCATAGGAGATCTGCTCTTCAGAGTCCATCCTGAATATACATTCACATTCTGTCCTTAGTATGGTCCTATCATGATCACCATCATttgtcattgtgcccaaatagtttgattttggtttcctctgagcagagcaccttcttccacatgtttggtgtctccaggtggcttgtgggaaactttaaacaacactttttatggatatctttgagaaatggctttcttcttgccactcttccataaaggccagatttgtgcagtgtagactgattgttgtcctatggacagactctcccacctcagctgtagatctctgtaggttatccagagtgatcatgggcctcttggctgcatctctgatcagtcttctccttgtatgagatgatagtttggatggaggccgggtcttggtagatttgcagtggtatgattctccttccatttcaatatgatcgcttgcacagtgctccttgggatgtttaaagttgtggaaatctttttataaccaaatccggctttaaacttctccacaacagtatcatggacctgcctgttgtgttccttggtcttcatgatgctctctgcgctttacacagaaccctgagactatcacagagcaggtgcatttatacggagacttgattacacacaggggcttatatttatcatcatcagtcattcaggacaacattgcatcattcagagatcctcaatcaacttctggagtaaagctgcactgaaagtaaagggaatgaataatattgcacgccacaattttcagtattttatttttaaaaaatgtttaaaataagcaaaaaatatcgttcaacttcacaattgtgtccacttgttgttgattcttcaccagaacattaacatttttatctttatgtttgaagcctgaaatgtgggaaaaggttgaaaaattcaagggggctgaatacttttgcaaggcactgtaaatattgATATAGAGTTTATTTCATTTATCATACTGGGATTATAGGATGGAGGGACATTTATTATCTGACTGTTCTGGGGAAAAATTGGGGCCACTGACAGGGGGTGACCCGGACGTGTTTGTTGGGTCTGGGGGGCACCTGGTCCAACCAGCGCATTATTTAAGGGACCTAAATACTATCAGGTCCCCACTCATCTTATCTATTATAGCATTTACATGGCACGCAATTTGAGCGGCTTCAAGTTTAACCTTAGGGGAAATGCATTGAGGCAGGAACTTATCCGCTCGGCGTCAGAGAGATGAGTATTTTTTCATTAACGACTCCCTCCAATGTATTTTTCTGCCATTTAGTAGCACCTCATGCACTTTCACAGGCACGAGCACTTCTCACATCATTTAGGGTGAGGTAGGGCAGGTAAGAGACAGTCAACGGAGAGTGGGGGAGCCAATTCTAAtttattagggtgccgacctctatTGAATAAAAGTTCATAGTATTAAAGGGTAATTTTATATAGTTGGAGACAACTGAACATTTGATTAGCACAAAACCTAGAATTTCCAGTTCCCAATAACTAAACATAATATTGACGTAAATGTCCATCCAGTAATTTCACTCCACACGTAAACTGTTTAAAATTATATCCCTCTTCCAGAATCCCTgagattaaaaactgacctggtttgGATTTAGTCTACAAAATAGTCCATTTGGTGTAAAACTACAAGTGGAAAGCATAGAGGACGgaggagggggatggagctgcaggTTGTCACCCTCTGTGTGATGGAGACAGCATGTTGTGAGAAGGGAGGAGCAGCAGAAAAGGGGAGACATCTGATTGGCTGATATCACACTGGGTTGACCCTGCCCATTCAGCAGAAGGGAGGAGAAAATGCGTAAAGTAAatatcacgctaggtacaggggagCACCAAGCcaacagcaaaagggaagggaaaccctgtttgaagatggtgaccccctgatcaaacctaccgctggtccctggggtccctcaccactctagataggttccgcacctatgcgccgagcaggatacctgaccctaggtattcctagtgctgggctctaaatagggaacaggtggtgtgaggtcttcatcaaccccactaatcactatagaagacacaagggggacacacgggggaaaatgcatgaacaacTTGTCCACAGATGActtaggcagaagttcagcaaagctttcagcaatgatacagatgagtacaagccacctgcttgcaaccagggcttgaaagaactgaagaatatcaccagcatcagttaaGTGAAGGAAGggttatttaagcaccaagagaatactgatgatcagcagctgggtaggagagctcctgctgggtgcaaaagggggagagatgaaaacccagcagtaaAGCTCCctctaccaatgaatactgacagcaggaacaatggaaagtcagggagccttCTGTgctgccaaacactgtgaccttctatggccagaaaccacatgactgtcttgcACCCGTGACCATAATCTGCAGAAAAACTACTGCAACAAGATATTTCATCTATCCTGCTTGTCCTGTTCTCCTACAGTCAAGAATGCGGATGAGAAAAAGTCCAGTTATCCtcattttatggtaaaaatttCTTCCCAAATTCCCCAAAAATATTAATCAGAATAAGTCTCCGAATTAAGAACCCACCTTATAATATAATAAGATATCACCTatctatggaataggggataacttgTTGAGTGAGGGGGTCCGACCACTGGGACCTGCACCCATCGGCAGATGTAGTTCTTTACTTGTAGTTCTCCTATAGATTGTTCACAAAATCTCTGCAGTCTCCAAAGAAAAATAATGTGTTTATAAATAAATAACcatggaggagggagatgcagctgcagcacGTCACTCTCAGTGTGTTACACTGTATTGTGTAAGAGGGGAGGAGCAATAAGAAGAAGACATCTGATTGGCTCCTAGCGCACAAGTGATCATCACCTTTATCAATGAATGAAGACACGGTGCCCATAACCGATCAAGACACCATTCCAACTGGGAAGTGTGGGCCCCCAATCTCGTAATTAGTGAAGGTCCCAATGTTCAAGCTTCTTTTTCTTCAGCAAGTTCTCCCCTGTCCTATACTCGGTGATCACCTGTAATCTTGGCGTAACACTTTTAACAATGGGTCATCAATACAAAGTGATTGGATAGCCAATATCTCCATCTGCAGGACCACGTCTCCAACAACACACTTTTCTTTATAGATCAGATGGGGCCTGTATCATCTTATCACAGAATGACCCAGCACTTTTTGGCCCCTTTGTCATAAGCAGATTTTTGTAGGCATCACCAACTGTCACGGCGGCCAATCACATTCACCCCCCTCCAACATATGTTGGCTGGACTATTGCAGTAATGCCAGCTAGAGCTTTGCTATACTGGTTTGGTGACGTGTTCAAATCCAGATTTAGTATTGGTACTTGTGCATTTGTAGTGTTAACCCTtgctgtctttttgttgctgccttcttgctcttgcttttctcctcagtctcttactgtttgttcctgttaggttgcagtatgtctgagttttgttttttcctctgtctgtattaatctgtgtttccatcacattcCTGCCCCTTTCTTCCTTTGCGGGAGGACAGATTAGATCTTGTCAGGAAAAGAAAGGCACAGGACTCCGGCATCCCAACTGTCAGGGGTAATCCGGAGATTAGGCATAGTTTAGGGTCCCCTGGCATAAGGTACAGCATAGGAGCCCTCTGTCCCTCGCTTTCCTGCAGCCACATCATGACACCCTTGGACACCTAGTGACCCTCCACCCTGGGACTGAAAAGTGACTATATGTTAATCATGTATATTTCCCTTACCTGCTGCCCTCCTTATGCCTCCTCTGCTCAGTTATTCCTTCCATTCTTCCTGCTTCCACTATGGCAGGAAGAGAGCTGTGAAAAGTTTAAACCCCCTTTTTTTGGCTTTTCTATCCcacagcacagggaacgtgtgacGTAAACTTACCCCAGCCCTCCCGGTACCACTGCTGCCACCATCATGAAAGCAGGAGGAATGGAGCAACGATAATGAAGATAGGGAGAAAACGGAGGGTGACAGGTAGGGTGACTACACAGGAGAAATGTATTCTCACTTTTTAGAACCGGAATGAAGGGTCCCTTTAATTTCTGTCTTTTGGGGAGAGAAGGACTCAGTGGCTTATTTTTCAGGTATTCCTATGCCTAAGGCATGCAGGAACTCATGAGAAGTCTCCAAAACTTATTGTACAGTCTGTACTTGGACCTTTTCTCATGGATCTCATAAATATACATAATAATGCAGTCCTAAAGTGACAGGATGATACATCTAAACAAATTCAAGAAAACCAATAATAACCTGTGAATATTTGGAGAGAGAAGGCCCAGACCCCAAAGCTTGTTTCACATTAGCTTCTTCCTGGGGTGATACACCATCAGGAAGAACCTaaagcgaaacgcgcgttggggttcTGGTCCCTTCTCTCTCCAGTATATTTATTGTCCTTTTATACATATTTCCCAGTAGAAGGATTTCTGTGTCATATTTTCCCTCCATGATTTTTATTTATTCTATTCTGCATGTTGTTCTGTATAATTAATAAAGGTTGTTACTTTTTTCATACCTGTGGTTTTATTGCTTCTATGCTTATTTGGATATTCACATAGATAGAAGTTGGTTCATTGTTTATTTGATGCTCAATAACCAAAATCTCTTTAGCACTATAATTTTAAAGATGCAAACTCATGGACAGTGATCCTACAACGAGTCTGTGTGCCTCATCATCAGTGTTGGGTATTGTTCATGCCTTCAGGTTTTCGCCAAAATTGGGGTACAGATTTCACATCTACATCCCGATTGAATCTTTTGACAAGGGATGATAaaaatcccacaaaaaacaaatcATGTATTCAACCTCGTGAATGCTCCGCTGGACCGGAGGCCCTTCGCTGTCGCGGTTCTCTTTATACTTCAGCTGCAGCTGTTGCCTACCGCACagccatgtgaccactgcagccaatcagtggactCACATATATAATGAGTGACAGCTGAGCACAGAGATTGGCAGCAGCGGTCATGGAGTGAGCCCCCTTAATAACTTCCGCTGTAGCTGCCGAACGGTGTGACCCTGATAGTCTAGTAATAACGGCACGGACACGGAGAGTAGACGGCAGCTCTTTATTACGTGAGGAAAGCGTCGGCTGTCATTCTATTTAGTTGGGTTGATTATTCTTCCGGTGAAAACGTCGGTAGCAATATCTTTGTTGTAGATGGTGAATAAGAACGGTCGGTCTATTTTCAGGCGGGGAAGTATTTGACCACTGGTAGCTTTTATCCCAAGTCCGGTGGCGGCAGCGGCTTCTGTTCCCTCCTCGTCCACTTTCAGTACGGCTTTATGCACAGCCTACAGAGGTTGAGAGCAGAAAAGTCATAACACATAGATCACCTGTTGTCTTTGGGATTTTATAAAGGAGGTGGTCAAATTATAAACATCCCCTCCCAGAAGACTCCCCGAGGATAAGAAGAACATCTGAGACATGATCCATGGGTAAAAAGGTGACGCAAATGTGATCTCCCGGCTGATGCACCGAGCGGAGGCAGCGGCCCTGTTACTTATAGAGCAGCGACCTCTACGAGGTGGGGCGTATACGATGGCTTCCTTAAGTTCTATAGGTGAATGAGCTCAATTGCATGTTTTTTCCCATGGAGCATTGCCAATGTGATTCCACTTTGTCTCATTGAGGAGATTCAGTCCCTGAAATAATATTCACTGCTCAAACCCAAAATTAGTTTTACCTTTGTCACTGACAGTGTGGAGTCTCCCGTAATCCCGGAGAGGTCGGCGTGGTCAGAAAACACATCTGTGATGCCCAAGGGCTGAAGTTCCTTCACAAGATCAAGTTCTTCAGACATGGAAAATTTTGGAATTGAAAGAAGAATCTTACTGAGCAAAGAGAAAAAAACCTCATTATGTCATAGAAATGACCCACTACAAAGTCCACGATCACACTGCGACCAAAACTACTTAATTCTGCCATTACAGTAataacattacattactgatcctgagttacctcctgtattaacctccagagctgcactcactattctgctggtgcagtcactgtgtacatacattacattactgatcctaagttacctcctgtattaacctccagagctgcactcactattctgctggtgcagtcactgtgtacatacattacattactgatcctaagttacctcctgtattaacctccagagctgcactcattattctgctggtgcagtcactgtgtacatacattacattactgatcctgagttacctcctgtattatactccagagctgcactcactattctgctggtgcagtcactgtgtacatacattacattactgatcctgagttacctcctgtattatactccagagctacactcactattctgctggtgcagtcactgtgtacatacattactgatcctgagttacctcctgtattatactccagagctgtactcgctattctgctggtgcagtcactgtgtacatacattacattactgatcctgagttacctcctgtattatactccagagctgcactcactattctgctggtgcagtcactgtgtacatacatacattactgaccctgagttacctcctgtattatactccagagctgcactcactatgctgctggtgcagtcactgtgtacatacattacaatactgaccctgagttacctcctgtattatactccagagctgcactcactattctgctggtgcagtcactgtgtacatacattactgatcctgagttacctcctgtattatactccagagctgcactcactattctgctggtgcagtcactgtgtacatacattacaatactgaccctgagttacctcctgtattatactccagagctgcactcactattctgctggtgcagtcactgtgtacatacattacaatactgaccctgagttacctcctgtattatactccaggtcATCATGAAGTGCCTGTCCTCTATTCCTCTATGTAATGGGTACGGAAGAATCTTTCTCCTGCTGGGGACTAAAACTagaaaaagaagcgctgatagggtattaccagataaacaggagtaatatataaaggtatatacactcacctaatgtggttgtgaaagtcacaaccactggaaAGCATAGGATAATGGCGTCTGCCACAGCTCCACGTGGATGAGTCTTCCAATTCGAGAGGAGAagcggttaacgccgcgcatcagccaaatggaaatgtagagttgttgataaattaataTCTTTTATATTCCATAAGTCTACGCctttcgaggttgaaacctcttcctcaggaccagaatatcaacaaagcatgatgctttgttgatattctggtcctgaggaagaggtttcaacctcgaaacgcgtagatctatggaataaaaaagatattaatttatcaacaactctacattttcatttggctgatgcgcggcgttaaccccttctcctctcctatTTGAAGACTCCCGCTGGGGGACGGCAGCGTCTGATACGTACAGACCCAGTCAGGTGCGCAGTATCACCCCATCCCTcacattacacagtatcacactatggcCTCTTGTTGTCTTATTTCTTTACAATGAATCCTTCTAGTGTTCGTCCTTTCTTACCTTGGCTTCATTGCTTTTTCCCATGTCTCTTGTGACACATTCTGCAGAGCCTTTTCGGCCTCACGTAATTTTCCTTTCTCGGGTAAGATGAATATCGCAGAAGTGTTTCCTTTGTAGGGGACGTCGACCACCCTGCATCCAATCTCACTTATATACCCGGTTAGATACTCCCCTTCTCTGGTCATCATCGGCACCTTCACTACTGTGTTGTCATCCACATGGAAGTCGTCTTCTCTGGTATGCTTTACATTGAATGCGTGTTCCCAGGATCCTACAAGAAATCCCACCAGTAATTCACTTATTACTCTTCAGCATTTATTACTTTTCTGAGGTTTTGAGCTTTTTGTTCCATGTCCGAGTCATTGTTACCAGGCTcggtcctgcacatgtgctagtgACCTGAACGGGACGGATCTGCTGCACCAGGAATGGTCACTACCAAATGTTCAGGAATGTGCCTGAGAAACAAAGAAGGGAACGCAACACTCGATGCAGCAACTTGGCTACTTTCATTCAGATGAAGACAAGGGAATTCAAACCCCATAAATTACTAAAATTTGATACATTCTCTTCCAAAAATCAGTTGACGATAGTTTTGCCCCTTACCCTTGAAGAATATGGTGTTAACAATaaccagaaccatcattggatcAAGATTGTCCAAGAGATCTTTAATTTTCCCATTGGTGTTCTTCTCCACATAACTATTGATCTGCTCTAAGGCTTCTTTGACTTTGTGGAAGTCGGTGGAGATGGCCTCAGATCGGTAGAATTTCTTAGCGTCTTCTAAGAACTTGTCTAGAACCTTCAGCTTATTATCGATGAAGAGGGCGTTGGCGCTGTCCAGCTGGAGACCACTTTTTGGTTGGTTGATGATGTTTAGAAGCTTTTGGAAGCCTTTGTGGATCGTTTCCTCTGATGTTAAGGATGTGTTGAAACAAAAGCCTTCCTGGATCTGACTGAGGGTCTTGGACTTGGCACCAAGTGAGAGTAAAGAAAATGCTATTGAGATACTTAATGGGGAGAAGAAAAAGTTGTCATCGGGGTGAGCGGCAGCCAGGTGGTAGTAGAGCTTGTAAGAAAACTTGAGACTTGCTGCGGATATCTGGTGCAAAGCTTCTGCTTCATGGTCATGGTGGTCATGGTGGTCATGGTGGTCATGGTCATCATCATGTGGTCCTCCGTGGTCACCACACACAAGTGCCCAAAGGAGAGCTTGGCTCAAACACAGGAAGATTAGAAGCTTCATTTTTTCTGAAACAGAATTATGTATTCATCATCAGTATGTGAACCccgatatttatttttttttctaatatttacAACCTCGGGTTGTCtaggaaaactttttttttttcgtatAGGGGCTTGCACATGTTGAAAATAATAAACGCACTGCTGCACAGCCTCCGCAGGTCCGGGGCCGTCGCTCAGATCTATTTTTAATTTACTGACTCGCTGTGCTCCTATGAGTCCAATGcatctgaccactgcagccaatcactgggttcAGCAGCTTTTTTGTCTGCATCAGCACAGTTGGCTGCTGCAGTCATGTGGCCGGTAGTCACGATGGCTGCAGCTAATATACAATAAACACGAGATTGGAGTTGGAAAGGCTTGATGACTATAAGTGCATTTATTAATTTATACATGTGCAAGCCCTTAATAGAAAGA from Anomaloglossus baeobatrachus isolate aAnoBae1 chromosome 12, aAnoBae1.hap1, whole genome shotgun sequence includes the following:
- the LOC142258149 gene encoding uncharacterized protein LOC142258149; the protein is MKLLIFLCLSQALLWALVCGDHGGPHDDDHDHHDHHDHHDHEAEALHQISAASLKFSYKLYYHLAAAHPDDNFFFSPLSISIAFSLLSLGAKSKTLSQIQEGFCFNTSLTSEETIHKGFQKLLNIINQPKSGLQLDSANALFIDNKLKVLDKFLEDAKKFYRSEAISTDFHKVKEALEQINSYVEKNTNGKIKDLLDNLDPMMVLVIVNTIFFKGSWEHAFNVKHTREDDFHVDDNTVVKVPMMTREGEYLTGYISEIGCRVVDVPYKGNTSAIFILPEKGKLREAEKALQNVSQETWEKAMKPSKILLSIPKFSMSEELDLVKELQPLGITDVFSDHADLSGITGDSTLSVTKAVHKAVLKVDEEGTEAAAATGLGIKATSGQILPRLKIDRPFLFTIYNKDIATDVFTGRIINPTKKKMKLLIFLCLSQALLWALVCGDHGGPHDDDHDHHDHHDNEAEALQQISAASLKFSYKLYYHLAAAHPDDNFFFSPLSISIAFSLLSLGAKSKTLSQIQEGFCFNTSVTSEETIHKGFQKLLNIINQPKSGLQLDSANALFIDNKLKVLDKFLEDAKKFYQSDAISTDFHKVEEALEQINSYVEKNTNGKIKDLLDDLDPMTVLVIINTIFFKGSWEHAFNVNHTREDDFHVDDNTVVKVPMMTREGEYLTGYISEIGCRVVDVPYKGNTSAIFIIPKKGKLREAEKALQNVSQETWEKAMKPSEILLSIPKFSMSEELDLVKELQALGITDVFSDHADLSGITGDSTLSVTKAVHKAVLKVDEEGTEAAAATGLGMTRHSAPLLRHVKIDRPFLFTIYNKDITTDVFTGRIINPTK